TGATGAAACCATTGAGAGCTTTGATACTAATCATAAGGTTTTTGCATATAAGAAATTAAGATCAACTGGTCAGTTATGTATGTCATGTCACAATATGATTAGTGGTGGTTCAAGATCTTTTGTTAAAGAAGTTTCAAAAGTTAAAGCAACAGATTTTACGACAGCATATGATCACGCTGAATTTCTATACTTGATTAAAGATTATAGAAAAGCAGAGAGAGAGTACCGTAAGTGGACGGACTTTGTAGCTGCCAAAATGACTTCAAAAAATACTCTGGCAGATGATATGATCTTTAAAGCTGCCATTAAAGTTATGGCAATCAATCTTGCTATCTATTACACTCCTAAGAAAGCGAGACAGTATCTTGATCGCACTCTTACAAATAAGAATATTACACCAGCGCTAAGGCAAGAGTTTAAGGATTGGAATGATAGCTTGATTCCTTGGATGAATTGGAAAAGGCCATCGACAATTTCTAAGAAATTCTTAACTGATTTTATTAAGACGAAGCTAACTCCACTTGAAAATGAAGGCGAAATCCTGGCCGATAGTAAGAATCTGCCTGTGTTAATTATTGCAAGAGGAGTGATGGATAAGTATCTTAAGAGCTCTGTAAGTGATGATAGCGTAGCTCTAGCAATGTATTGGAAGGCCGTCTCTGAGAGATTGATTGGGTTTTCATACTTCTATTCTCTGGCCGATATGCAGCTAAGGGCCTGTATTACTGACTATCCTAAATCAAAGGTTGCTAAGAAATGTTACCAAGAATTAGAAAAGCAAATGGTTCTTGGTTATAGTGGTTCTGCTGGAATTAATATTCCTAAAGATGTACAAGAAGATCTTTCGAAACTTAAGTCCCTAATTTCACAGTAGTAAATAAGGCTTATGGGTTAAAACTAACCCATAGGCCATTGAATAAATTTCAATTCACTGGCCCTTTGCACAATTTTGTCGTATATAAGTTCAACATAATAAATATCAGGTTAATAATGTCCTCTGGATCTATTAAGTTCGCTAGTAAACGTCTAAGCTAACCCAGTTACTTCAAATCATTATAAACCTGATGAAATTCAACCAAAGGTGAATAATGAATTTTTCTGACATGAATCTGCCAGAGACGCTTCTGCGTGCTCTTGAGGCAAAAGGCTACACAACTCCAACTGAAATTCAGGAACAAGCGATTCCTCTTCTTCTAGAGAAGGATACTGATTTTGTTGGTCAGGCCCAGACAGGTACTGGTAAAACAGCGGCTTTCTCTCTTCCACTACTTGCTAAGATAGATACTAACTGTGGTGATGTACAAGCAATCGTATTAAGTCCAACGAGAGAGCTTGCTAATCAAATTTGCGATGAGATGAACTCATTTTGCAAGAATACTAAAATCAAAACATTAACTGTGTATGGTGGTGTTCCACTTGATGGACAAATAAGAGTTCTAAAAAGAGGTAGACCACAAGTTGTTGTAGGTACACCTGGTAGAGTTTTAGACCTTATTAAAAGAGGTGTATTAAAGCTTGAGCATGCAAAGCTAGCAGTTCTTGATGAAGCTGATGAAATGCTTGATATGGGATTTATTGATGATGTTAAGACAATCCTATCTGAACTAGGTGAGCAAAAAAATACTTGGATGTACTCGGCTACAATGCCACCAATAATTCTTAAATTAATTAAGACATACTTATCGAATCCTGAAGTTATCAAAGTTGAAGCTAAGACACTTTCTAATGAAAATATCGAACAAAAATATTTTATTATTAGAAGAGGTTACATGGGTGAAGCAGTTTGCAGAATCTTAGACTCTCTTGATGATTACTATGGAATTATTTTCTGTAGAACTAAGATAGATGCTAAGAGACTTGCTGATGAATTTAACTTCAGAGGTTTTCCTTCTGATTCTCTTCACGGAGATATGTCTCAAATGCAAAGAGATCTAACGATGAAGGCATTTAAGAGAAAGAAAGTTAAACTTCTTGTATGTACAGATGTTGCAGCAAGAGGAATTGATGTTGATAACTTAACTCACGTTATTAACTATGGGCTTCCACAAGATCTTGAGTCTTATGTTCATAGAATAGGTCGTACTGGTAGAGCTGGAAATAAAGGTGCTGCATTAACGATTATTGAAAATAACGAAAGAGGTCGTATAAGAATGTTGGAAAGACATACTAAGGCTAAAATCGAGCAAGGAACACTTCCATCAATTGATGATATTAAATCTAAGCTAGTGAAGAAAGAAGTCGCGCGTTTTGAAAAAATCTCAAGTGTTATTGAAGATGGTGCGAAACTTGATAATAGCTTTTCTGTATTCTCAGAGTCTATGGATCACCTAGAAAAAGATGCACTATTGAAGCTAATGTTCACATATATGTTCAAAGAGAATATGGATCGTTACAATAAGCAAGAAAGTATAGAACAACCTGCACGTGGTGATCGTTCTGTTAGAAATGACAGAAATGATAGAAGAGACCGTGGGGACAGAAGAGATCGCGGAGATAGAAGAGACCGTGGTGATAGAATGGATAGTAGAGGATCAAGAAGTGATCGTGGCGCTGCCAGAACAAATGGTAGTGCGAGATTCTACTTTGGAGCCGGAAAGAAGCACGGGATAGATCTCAAAAAACTTCTTGAATCAGTCTCACATGCAACTGGTGTTGAGCAAAGAGATATAAAGCAAGTAGATCTAAAAGATCAATTCTCTTTCTTTGAAGTTGCTGAAGCTCATAAAGAGAAAGTTCTTTCTGTTACGAGTATCGCAACTGGAAATCATGCAGCAAATCTTGAACTAACGAGAAACGCAAGACCTGAAAGATCTTATAACGGATCTGATAGACGTGGCGGATATAGTAGAAATTCTTCAGGTTCTAGAGATGGAGAATCTTCTAGAAGAGGTAACTTTAGAGGAAATAGAAGACCAAGCTCTTCTAACTCGGAAGGTAACTCGCAAAGGTCAAGCCGTTACTAGTTAAATGAACGATGAAACCTTTGATGTCATAGTAGTTGGTGGAGGAGCGGCAGGTTTAATGGCCGCTTCTGTATCAGCAAATAGGGGATTAAAAACCCTCGTCTTAGAAGGCAATAAGATTCTAGGACGTAAAATTTTAATTTCAGGTGGAGGAAGGTGTAACTTTACTAACCTCTACACTGAATCTAGTAATTACCTATCTAAAAACTCCCACTTTCACAAATCGGCCCTTAAGAGATTCTCTCCGTACGATTTTTTAGATTTAATTGATAAGTATAATATTTCTTATTTTGAAAAAAAAGATGGTCAGCTCTTTTGTAAAACGTCTGCAAAAGAAGTCATTTCGTTACTTGAGAAAGAGTGTTTAAGAGGTCAGGCCCAGATTGTTCTTTCTAGTAAAGTGCATGATATCCAGAAAAAGGATTTGTTTCACGTAAGTTCTTCTAAGGGAGATTTTAAGGCCCGTAATATTGTTGTTGCAAGTGGTGGACTTCCAATCTCAATGATAGGAGCGACAGACTTTGGGCTAAAGGTTGCGAAATTTTTTGGTCATGATATTGAAGAGACTTCACCGGCCTTAGTTCCATTTACTTTGGAAGAAAGTCTTCTTTGTGAGACATCTAAGTTATCAGGAGTTTCATTAAGAACAAAGATTAAAACAGATCATAAAGCCTTTGTTGAAGATATTCTATTTACCCATAAAGGGCTGAGTGGTCCAGGAATTTTACAAGCTTCTTTATATTGGAATAGAGCTGAAAAGGTTAGTCTAGACTTTTTACCAGAGTTGAGCGAAGAGGACTTGCTTAAGTCTTTTCAAAAAAATTCTAAGAAAGTAATAGATTCTTTTTTAAAGATTCATCTGCCTAAGAAATTTGTCGATTTCTTTTGTCGTTACGAGGCTTTGTCATTAACAAAGAAAATGGCCGAATATTCTAAAGATGAGAGAATGAAGGTTATTTCTCAATTGAAAGACTTTTCTTTTAGACCATCTGGAACAGAGGGGTATAGAAAAGCAGAAGTAATGAAAGGCGGAGTATCAACTGATCAAATATCTTCTAAGACAATGGAGAGTAAGATTGTTAAAGGACTTTTCTTTGTAGGGGAAGTTGTAGATGTTACTGGAGAGTTGGGAGGATTTAATTTCCAATGGGCCTGGGCATCTGGTAATGCCGCAGGCCAGAGTATTATTTAAGCATTATATATAAATATGGTTTTTGTACTCTAAAAGTATCACTTTCAGACTTTTTTAATTCATCAAATATTTTATTCTTTATATTTAAGAAACTGGCCTTAGCTTTGTCTATTCGAATAGATACTCTTTTCTTATCATCTTCGAACTCTGTTTTACCTTCAATTTTAACTTTTGCATTCATTCCAATATCAACTTCTGCAACCATATTAAAAGACTTGTTAGAAATAGTAATAGTTCCATTCTTTACTACGGTAGTACTTGCTCTAACTCCGGGGAGTTCTTCTAGAATATTTAAAATCTTTCGAGAGGATGAAGTTTTGAAATAAGTAAGATTAACTTTTGAGTTAGTTAGGCATGCATCCAGAACTTGATGACCATAATTTTCAAACATCCTAGCTTTACTACAGTTTACATTAAGGCCTCTTAAGGCTGTATCTGAGTATTCAACAACTGAATTAAATGTACCTATGGAAGCAGATAATCTTCTACCCGATGTTACATAGTTTAAGTCCTTCCAGTTTCCAGTATAGATATCATTTATAATTGCAGGAGGATTTTCAAAGTAGTATTCTCTATTATTGAAACTAAGTAGATAGCCCTTTTCATCGCCCTGAAGAGTCACTTCAATCTTTGATTTATTCTGTGTTGGAATAATGAGCTCACTAGCGGTGGCCCTTCCATCTGGCTTATCATAGGAGCCTGTAAAGTCTGTTATTCTAACGGTTGTAAAGTCCGCAAGAGCTAATGGTGCGCTAAGAAGCATGAGCCCTAGTAAGGTCTTTTTCATTATGTTCTCCAAATTATTTGTGTTCTTATAGTCATATTCGAGAATTAAAGAAGAAAACTTGATAAAAAGCGAAACTATCAATTGTTGTAGGGAAGATTTTTCTTTAATATAGATATATCGAATGGAGATTAAAGTGAGAAAAATTGTTTTTACCGGAGGAGGAAGCGGTGGTCATGTAATGCCAGCGATTACTCTTATAAAGAAATTAAAAGAATCGGGAAACTGGGACATATCTTATATTGGTGGGAAGAATGGAATCGAGAGATCACTTATTTCTGAATTTGATATCCCTTATAAGGCCATATTTACCGGTAAGTTGAGGCGCTACTTTTCATTTGAAAATTTCTTAGATCTTTTTAAAGTTGGACTTGGTTTTTTACAATCCTTTTTTTCATTTATTTCTATGCCTTCTAATACTTTAGTTTTCGCTACTGGTGGTTTTGTATGTGTTCCAGTTGTAATCGCGGCAAAGTTAACTGGTAAGAAAGTATTTATCCATGAGCAGACAAGTAGAGTTGGTCTTGCCAATAAAATATGTTCTAAATTTGCAGATACTATTTTTGTAAGCTTTGAAGAATCAATCGAGTTCTTTCCTAGGTACAGAACAAAGGTCTCTGGTTATCCACTTCGAGATGAATGTTATAATACTCATATAGAAACTAAAGAGATTCAAGGATTCCCTTTAATATCAGATAAGCCTCTTCTTTTTGTTACCGGAGGAGGAAATGGCTCTCTGTTACTTAATAATCTAATAAAATCAGACCTTGAAGAATTAAACTCTCGATTTCGAATAATTCATCAAGTAGGGAAGAACTTTATCGAAGAGTTTTTGCCTTTTAAATCTGAAGATTACTTACCTGTAGCTTTTGTTGGAAGCGAGATGATTGATATTATGAAATCTAGTGAAATTGTCATTTCTCGCTCTGGGGCAGGTACTGTGTGTGAGCTTCTTGCTTTAAAAAAAAGAAGTATATACATACCTTTAAAAATTGCCCAAAAGAATGAGCAGTTTCATAATGCAATGGAAGCTCATCGGAAGTTAGGTTCGCTTGTAATAAGTGAAGATGAATTGCCCAATATGTCTATTATTGAGATTTTAGACTTATTTGATAAAGATAAATCCGAACATTGTGATTATACAATTCAAAACGGAACAGAGTTTATCTTGGACGATATTAATTGCGCCCTTTGAAATTGATAATAAATTTTAAAAGATCCATTCTTGAAATCGACCCTATGACTTCTCTATTTGATGTTACAACTGGAGCAAGCTTCAGTTTATTTTGAGACATATAGAGAATAATTTCTTTTAAGTGTAAGTTTTCAGAAATAGTGAAAATGCTTTGAGAAAATGTTATTTTTTCAGATTTGTCTCTATGACTAATTTGGATAAGTAGATCGGACTCTGAAATGAAACCAATGGCCCTATTATTTTCATCAACAACAGGGGCGCCACTAACTTTAGCTGAGTCAAGAATGAGAATGGCCTTTTCTATACTGAAATTCTTAGAAATTTTAGTAACTTGTTTATTCATTATCTCAGTTGCAATTATATCACTGAGTTTTTGTGTTGATACTTCTTCTATCTTATCAATAGGATACATACTCTGACCCTTCGCGCGTTGTTGTCATTTGATTACATTATTATAATATAAGTCGGGATGAAAAATAATCTTAAAATAAGGATGTTTTATGAGATTTGTCATTTACCTAAGTTTAACACTATTTATTTTATCTTGTTCAAACTCTAAAGATTCAAACCTTTCACAAAATATACCTAATAATTATACAACTCCTGTTCTTGCTGAGAACTTTTCAATAATTGGAGATTACAAGTCGTTATGGCCAGAGTCTTGGACGCAAATAGTTTATGAAGCTCTAGAGAGTCAAAATAGTGAGTTGCTTCATATTTCTCCGTCAACTAGTGACTTGGCATTTCTTAGTTGTCAAAATTATCATGAATTCTCTCGTGCGCAGAAAAAGAAGTTTTGGACAATTTTTTTAGCCTCAATTTCACACTTTGAGTCCAGTTTTAATCCTAGAACACGTTATTGGGAATCTACTATGAATAAATATTCAGAAGGACTTTTTCAGTTAAGTGTTGATGATAGTGCGAACTATGATTACTGTGATTTAAGCTCAGACACTATTTTAAACCCTCTTGAGAATATTTCTTGTGGTGTGAATATTTTAGAAAAGCAACTAAGAGGAGGCTACTCAAGAGAGCCGGGGAGACTCTTTCCTCCACGTTCATTTTATTGGTCAGTTTTAACTTCTGCAAAATCTAAGCAAAAGGTTCGTTTATTTTTTAAAAAAAGGGCGAGTAAACATTTAGAAGAGTGCTCTAGAAGTATATAATAAGTGAAGCTTCATTTATCCAGTTCTTCTTGTAGCGTTTATAGTCTAAGTTTAAAGCGTAGTTTTTAAATGGAATATATCTTAACTTTGAACCATAGCTATAGGTTTGCTCAACGTGAGCTGGGAATCTCCATTTGTAATCTCCAAAAATACCGATGTTAAGCTTATCCATAGGTCTGAATATAATCTCGGCTTCTGGTCCTACTCCAAATCTAAATCCATTATGGGAGAGCTCTTTGTGTAAATCTAACTCTGAAGTAAGTAGTGCAAAGGCCTTAAAATATTTCGTAAATATTGAAGTACCACCACCAACTTGAAAGGTTGGGGCTTGGCAAGCCGAGCAGCCCGAATCATTTATAGCTCTACTTCCAAGTTTAAATCTCCAAGAGATATTTGAGAAATACTTCTCAATAGGACTAAGAGAGATAACATTTACGATATCTATAAAATCGAGCTTAAGTTTTGAGCTATCATTATAATAATTAAACTTCATATGCCCCATTTCCATTGTTGCTTGAGGGTTTTGGCCATCTTGAGGATCATAGAAGTCATGAAGTGCAAATCGATAGGAAAGAGTTTCGTAAGTTTTAAGAGATTTATTCTTTCCAACTCCAAGCCAAAATCTTCTTGAATCATGTCCAAAGTCTGGTCTTTGTTTATGAGGAGTTGGAATCGTCTCAATAGTTGTTTGAACTTCAGTTTCACTTCTCGCGATGAGAAGTTCATTCTTCCATTTTAATGCCTCAGGTTTTTCAAGTAAAATATCTTCGCTATGTGTGAAGTCGAGATAGTCGATTGCTGTATCTAAAATTTTTGCCTGTTTCTCTTTACTTAGGCCCTGAACTGGATTGGCTGTTTTTTCTTTAATAACTTTTTCAAAAAACTGTTTTTCATCTTGCATTAGGCGCTGTACAGATTGTTTCGCTTTTCTCATTGTAGATGGTCGATAACTCACTCGTCTTACAAGACCTGGTGTCTTTCCTAGAGTTTTAATGGTGTCTACAGGAATAACAAAGCTAGGATTTCTCTTAGAAAGATTCCATTTAGGATTAGCAACATCTAAAAGGCCAAGCATATGGTATGAGCAATTTTCAGTTAGGTAGTAATATTGAAAATATGTTTGTCCCATTTCCCAAATATGAGCAACGATCATATTAATTTCTTTTTGAGATAAATTAAGGTCATAACTCCAAAGATCTCTTGATTCAAAGTCGTTGTACTCTCTTACTTTATAGAAATATGGCATTGAAGCAAATTCTCCACGAAAGCCTCCAGCAAAGCCCATCACTCCGTAGAGAAGAGAGTTCGTTGTTGTGACAACGGCGGAATAGTTTATTGCGTAGTCAAGTAGTTCAAAGTTTTGATCTTCCTGATCAGTATGTCTAATATTCTTATTTATCCTCATTAATGTATGGCCAAATGCCGAAGCCGGAGTATCTAAGAAATAAGAAGAGAAAACGATG
The window above is part of the Halobacteriovorax sp. HLS genome. Proteins encoded here:
- a CDS encoding DEAD/DEAH box helicase; translation: MNFSDMNLPETLLRALEAKGYTTPTEIQEQAIPLLLEKDTDFVGQAQTGTGKTAAFSLPLLAKIDTNCGDVQAIVLSPTRELANQICDEMNSFCKNTKIKTLTVYGGVPLDGQIRVLKRGRPQVVVGTPGRVLDLIKRGVLKLEHAKLAVLDEADEMLDMGFIDDVKTILSELGEQKNTWMYSATMPPIILKLIKTYLSNPEVIKVEAKTLSNENIEQKYFIIRRGYMGEAVCRILDSLDDYYGIIFCRTKIDAKRLADEFNFRGFPSDSLHGDMSQMQRDLTMKAFKRKKVKLLVCTDVAARGIDVDNLTHVINYGLPQDLESYVHRIGRTGRAGNKGAALTIIENNERGRIRMLERHTKAKIEQGTLPSIDDIKSKLVKKEVARFEKISSVIEDGAKLDNSFSVFSESMDHLEKDALLKLMFTYMFKENMDRYNKQESIEQPARGDRSVRNDRNDRRDRGDRRDRGDRRDRGDRMDSRGSRSDRGAARTNGSARFYFGAGKKHGIDLKKLLESVSHATGVEQRDIKQVDLKDQFSFFEVAEAHKEKVLSVTSIATGNHAANLELTRNARPERSYNGSDRRGGYSRNSSGSRDGESSRRGNFRGNRRPSSSNSEGNSQRSSRY
- a CDS encoding NAD(P)/FAD-dependent oxidoreductase, which produces MNDETFDVIVVGGGAAGLMAASVSANRGLKTLVLEGNKILGRKILISGGGRCNFTNLYTESSNYLSKNSHFHKSALKRFSPYDFLDLIDKYNISYFEKKDGQLFCKTSAKEVISLLEKECLRGQAQIVLSSKVHDIQKKDLFHVSSSKGDFKARNIVVASGGLPISMIGATDFGLKVAKFFGHDIEETSPALVPFTLEESLLCETSKLSGVSLRTKIKTDHKAFVEDILFTHKGLSGPGILQASLYWNRAEKVSLDFLPELSEEDLLKSFQKNSKKVIDSFLKIHLPKKFVDFFCRYEALSLTKKMAEYSKDERMKVISQLKDFSFRPSGTEGYRKAEVMKGGVSTDQISSKTMESKIVKGLFFVGEVVDVTGELGGFNFQWAWASGNAAGQSII
- a CDS encoding UDP-N-acetylglucosamine--N-acetylmuramyl-(pentapeptide) pyrophosphoryl-undecaprenol N-acetylglucosamine transferase, coding for MRKIVFTGGGSGGHVMPAITLIKKLKESGNWDISYIGGKNGIERSLISEFDIPYKAIFTGKLRRYFSFENFLDLFKVGLGFLQSFFSFISMPSNTLVFATGGFVCVPVVIAAKLTGKKVFIHEQTSRVGLANKICSKFADTIFVSFEESIEFFPRYRTKVSGYPLRDECYNTHIETKEIQGFPLISDKPLLFVTGGGNGSLLLNNLIKSDLEELNSRFRIIHQVGKNFIEEFLPFKSEDYLPVAFVGSEMIDIMKSSEIVISRSGAGTVCELLALKKRSIYIPLKIAQKNEQFHNAMEAHRKLGSLVISEDELPNMSIIEILDLFDKDKSEHCDYTIQNGTEFILDDINCAL
- a CDS encoding HPP family protein — protein: MYPIDKIEEVSTQKLSDIIATEIMNKQVTKISKNFSIEKAILILDSAKVSGAPVVDENNRAIGFISESDLLIQISHRDKSEKITFSQSIFTISENLHLKEIILYMSQNKLKLAPVVTSNREVIGSISRMDLLKFIINFKGRN
- a CDS encoding transglycosylase SLT domain-containing protein; protein product: MRFVIYLSLTLFILSCSNSKDSNLSQNIPNNYTTPVLAENFSIIGDYKSLWPESWTQIVYEALESQNSELLHISPSTSDLAFLSCQNYHEFSRAQKKKFWTIFLASISHFESSFNPRTRYWESTMNKYSEGLFQLSVDDSANYDYCDLSSDTILNPLENISCGVNILEKQLRGGYSREPGRLFPPRSFYWSVLTSAKSKQKVRLFFKKRASKHLEECSRSI
- a CDS encoding DUF4105 domain-containing protein; translated protein: MIKLTLFTLLISLPTFATISKDMREKIDQQRIYDDPTWLNLMHYRSNFFGGVSSEADGETFFFSKDGKSNPQNELIANIEAIEKDKNLSSDEHPLCRFPARATFFESKGLINLSKFKVSCPRYNKFKNKLSAKSISIVFSSYFLDTPASAFGHTLMRINKNIRHTDQEDQNFELLDYAINYSAVVTTTNSLLYGVMGFAGGFRGEFASMPYFYKVREYNDFESRDLWSYDLNLSQKEINMIVAHIWEMGQTYFQYYYLTENCSYHMLGLLDVANPKWNLSKRNPSFVIPVDTIKTLGKTPGLVRRVSYRPSTMRKAKQSVQRLMQDEKQFFEKVIKEKTANPVQGLSKEKQAKILDTAIDYLDFTHSEDILLEKPEALKWKNELLIARSETEVQTTIETIPTPHKQRPDFGHDSRRFWLGVGKNKSLKTYETLSYRFALHDFYDPQDGQNPQATMEMGHMKFNYYNDSSKLKLDFIDIVNVISLSPIEKYFSNISWRFKLGSRAINDSGCSACQAPTFQVGGGTSIFTKYFKAFALLTSELDLHKELSHNGFRFGVGPEAEIIFRPMDKLNIGIFGDYKWRFPAHVEQTYSYGSKLRYIPFKNYALNLDYKRYKKNWINEASLIIYF